One window of Desulfarculus baarsii DSM 2075 genomic DNA carries:
- the tatA gene encoding twin-arginine translocase TatA/TatE family subunit translates to MFGGIGHFEWLIILVIVLIIFGAGKLPSVGGNLGKAIKNFRKGVKDDALTGQEAEKIDEAAKAKEETETKV, encoded by the coding sequence ATGTTTGGCGGCATAGGGCATTTCGAGTGGCTGATCATCCTTGTCATCGTGCTGATCATCTTCGGCGCGGGCAAACTGCCCTCGGTGGGCGGCAACCTGGGCAAGGCCATCAAGAACTTCCGCAAGGGCGTCAAAGACGATGCGTTGACCGGCCAGGAGGCCGAAAAGATCGACGAGGCGGCCAAGGCCAAGGAAGAGACAGAGACCAAGGTCTGA
- a CDS encoding chemotaxis protein CheX encodes MDVKYVNPFLSGVVEVLGTMAGVALEAGKPYLKQQTLAEGDISGVIGLSGAAEGSLAVTFHFGLIQAVMRGMLGDEISAIDDAVRDAVGELTNMISGAARRELSEKGLGLRAGIPRIYDGHGHCIEHAASPVLAVPFSSEYGYAVIEVALR; translated from the coding sequence ATGGATGTCAAATACGTCAATCCTTTCCTGAGCGGGGTGGTCGAGGTGCTGGGCACCATGGCCGGCGTGGCCCTGGAGGCCGGCAAGCCCTACCTCAAGCAGCAGACCCTGGCCGAGGGCGACATCAGCGGCGTCATCGGCCTGAGCGGGGCCGCCGAGGGCTCCCTGGCGGTGACGTTTCATTTCGGGCTGATCCAGGCCGTGATGCGCGGCATGCTCGGCGACGAAATCAGCGCCATCGACGACGCCGTGCGCGACGCCGTGGGCGAGCTGACCAACATGATCTCCGGCGCTGCCCGCCGCGAGCTTTCCGAGAAGGGCCTGGGCCTGCGGGCCGGCATCCCCCGGATCTACGACGGCCACGGCCACTGCATCGAGCATGCGGCCAGCCCGGTGTTGGCGGTTCCCTTTTCCAGCGAGTACGGCTACGCGGTGATCGAAGTGGCCCTACGCTGA
- the pyrF gene encoding orotidine-5'-phosphate decarboxylase, whose product MQARDRLIFAVDVPSVAEARRLVELLKDDVGVFKVGLELFVAQGPAVLAELRAAGAREIFLDLKLHDIPATMRAAARQAAALGVGMLTCHCDQMAIFEGVDLGGTRLLGVTTLTSLGPEDLAAMGYPPALQDPRELVLRRAGLAMGAGCAGVVCSGQEAAAVRQALGPQALVVCPGIRPGQAGDDDQKRVVSPAMAVRAGASHIVVGRPIRDAVDPAQAARRIVQEMAQA is encoded by the coding sequence ATGCAAGCTCGTGACAGGCTTATTTTCGCCGTGGACGTGCCCAGCGTGGCCGAGGCGCGGCGTTTGGTGGAGCTGTTGAAAGACGACGTCGGCGTGTTCAAAGTGGGCCTGGAGCTGTTCGTGGCCCAGGGGCCGGCGGTGCTGGCCGAGCTGCGCGCGGCCGGCGCGCGCGAGATATTCCTGGATCTGAAGCTGCACGACATCCCGGCGACCATGCGCGCCGCCGCCCGTCAGGCCGCCGCGCTGGGCGTGGGCATGCTGACCTGTCACTGCGACCAGATGGCCATCTTCGAGGGCGTGGACCTGGGGGGCACGCGACTGCTGGGCGTGACGACCCTGACCAGCCTGGGCCCCGAAGATCTGGCGGCCATGGGCTATCCGCCGGCCCTGCAAGACCCCCGCGAGTTGGTGCTGCGCCGGGCCGGTTTGGCCATGGGCGCCGGTTGCGCCGGCGTGGTCTGCTCGGGCCAGGAGGCGGCGGCGGTGCGCCAGGCGCTGGGGCCCCAGGCGTTGGTGGTCTGCCCGGGCATCCGACCGGGCCAGGCCGGTGACGACGACCAGAAGCGGGTGGTCAGCCCGGCCATGGCCGTGCGCGCCGGGGCCAGCCACATCGTGGTGGGCCGGCCCATCCGCGACGCGGTTGACCCGGCCCAGGCGGCGCGCCGGATTGTGCAAGAGATGGCACAGGCCTGA
- the radC gene encoding RadC family protein, translating into MSASEHPGAGHRQRLRDKFLAHGLAKFTDEEALELLLTLATPRQDCKQQARTLLGELGGLQAVLDAPAERLAQVKGVGPKNVLGLKLVPAVARRYLEDKLLRGEAFLAAEQAAEYLRMGMQSLEREVFRVMLLDGRRRLIAIEDVFSGTIDRAVVYPREVAALALARGATALACAHNHPSGDATPSTDDRAITRRLYYACQGVGLELVDHIIVAGRQLHSFAQSGFLAGVAAEYQALDLEG; encoded by the coding sequence GTGAGCGCGAGTGAGCACCCCGGCGCGGGCCACCGCCAACGTCTGCGCGACAAATTCCTGGCCCATGGCCTGGCCAAATTCACCGACGAGGAGGCGCTGGAGCTATTGCTGACCCTGGCCACGCCCCGTCAGGATTGCAAGCAGCAGGCCCGGACGCTGTTGGGCGAGCTGGGCGGGTTGCAAGCCGTGTTGGACGCCCCGGCCGAACGTCTGGCCCAGGTCAAGGGCGTGGGGCCCAAAAACGTCCTGGGCCTCAAGCTCGTGCCGGCGGTGGCCCGGCGTTATCTGGAAGACAAATTGCTGCGCGGCGAGGCCTTTTTGGCGGCCGAGCAGGCGGCCGAATATCTGCGCATGGGCATGCAAAGTCTGGAGCGCGAGGTCTTTCGCGTGATGCTTCTGGACGGGCGGCGGCGTTTGATCGCCATCGAGGACGTTTTCAGCGGCACCATCGACCGGGCGGTGGTCTATCCCCGCGAGGTGGCGGCCCTGGCCCTTGCGCGCGGGGCCACGGCGTTGGCCTGCGCCCACAACCACCCCAGCGGCGACGCCACGCCCAGCACCGACGACCGCGCCATCACCCGCCGGCTCTACTACGCCTGCCAGGGCGTGGGTCTGGAGTTGGTCGATCACATCATCGTGGCCGGACGCCAGTTGCACAGTTTCGCCCAGAGCGGCTTTTTGGCCGGCGTGGCGGCCGAGTATCAAGCCCTTGACCTGGAAGGATGA
- the amrS gene encoding AmmeMemoRadiSam system radical SAM enzyme — translation MMRRAEFWDALADGKVRCRLCAHGCTIAPGKRGICQVRENQDGVLWSLVWGRPIAANVDPIEKKPLYHFLPGSRSFSIATVGCNFACAFCQNWRISQASGDGEVAGGGPGGLIEPAAIVAQAKAAACASISYTYTEPTIYFEYARDCMALAVEAGLKNVFVTNGYQSADCVEACQGLLHAANVDLKAFNDEFYRHECKARLQPVLDTLTRLRRAGVWLELTTLLIPGKNDDPDELARLCGFIVEKLSVDTPWHVSAYQPRYKYAEHGPAATSLASLERALAIGRQAGLRHVYIGNVAGHDGENTYCPACGAKVVARHGYGVDVGGLVDGACARCGAAVAGVWG, via the coding sequence ATGATGCGACGGGCGGAATTCTGGGACGCGTTGGCCGACGGCAAGGTCCGTTGTCGGCTGTGCGCCCATGGTTGCACGATCGCCCCCGGCAAGCGCGGAATCTGTCAGGTGCGCGAAAATCAAGACGGCGTGTTGTGGTCGCTGGTGTGGGGCCGGCCCATCGCCGCCAACGTCGATCCCATCGAGAAAAAGCCGCTCTACCACTTCTTGCCCGGCTCGCGGTCGTTTTCCATCGCCACGGTGGGTTGCAATTTCGCCTGCGCCTTTTGCCAGAACTGGCGGATCAGCCAGGCGTCCGGCGACGGCGAGGTCGCCGGCGGCGGGCCAGGGGGCCTCATCGAGCCGGCGGCCATCGTGGCCCAGGCCAAGGCGGCGGCTTGCGCCTCGATCAGCTACACCTACACCGAGCCCACGATCTACTTTGAATACGCCCGCGATTGCATGGCCCTGGCCGTGGAGGCCGGGCTGAAAAACGTCTTCGTCACCAACGGCTATCAGTCGGCCGACTGCGTGGAGGCCTGCCAGGGGCTTTTGCACGCGGCCAACGTGGACCTGAAGGCCTTCAACGACGAGTTTTATCGCCACGAATGCAAGGCCCGCCTGCAACCGGTTTTGGACACGCTGACGCGCCTGCGTCGGGCCGGCGTCTGGCTGGAGCTGACCACGCTTCTGATCCCCGGCAAAAACGACGATCCCGACGAACTGGCCCGCTTGTGTGGCTTCATTGTCGAAAAGCTCTCGGTCGATACGCCCTGGCACGTCAGCGCCTACCAGCCGCGTTACAAATACGCCGAGCACGGCCCCGCCGCCACCAGCCTGGCCAGCCTGGAGCGGGCCCTGGCCATCGGTCGCCAGGCTGGCTTGCGGCACGTCTACATCGGCAACGTGGCTGGCCACGACGGCGAAAACACCTATTGTCCGGCCTGTGGGGCCAAGGTGGTGGCCCGCCATGGCTACGGCGTGGACGTCGGCGGCCTGGTCGACGGGGCCTGCGCCCGTTGCGGCGCGGCCGTGGCCGGGGTTTGGGGCTAG